One window from the genome of Paenibacillus azoreducens encodes:
- a CDS encoding aspartyl-phosphate phosphatase Spo0E family protein, whose translation MNRINSCTGTLVPYYFLCEEPITLIEKIENTRRELIKVVNERKSLTDEAVLKLSQELDIYLLECQKRK comes from the coding sequence ATGAACCGGATAAACTCATGTACCGGCACTCTAGTGCCATATTACTTTTTATGTGAAGAACCTATCACCTTAATAGAAAAAATTGAAAACACCCGCAGGGAATTGATAAAGGTTGTCAACGAAAGGAAGAGTTTAACAGACGAAGCGGTTTTAAAATTGAGTCAAGAGTTAGACATCTATCTTTTGGAGTGCCAGAAAAGGAAATAA